Genomic DNA from Bemisia tabaci chromosome 2, PGI_BMITA_v3:
aattgacacctcacatgacactgtatgcgtatttttaaaaaaatcgaactcccaaaggccttattatggccgccaatttgaaatttaggcatttggggggggggggggggttccgggagcgaaccgtggtaaacttttggtatgttgttcaataggacctactgaagaagtttacgttggaaaagtttgttaagcaatttgttccgggttaaccctctttttttcggatttctccttgactaaccccccaaaaacccaaaagtcgtggatttaaggatatgaattttgggcaatatgcacgaatagctatctactggcacttgattgactcaaaatgtataggatatgcatttacgaactacaaaaacagcctaacttgactttttcagcgccttgacccgaaattcccgccaaaaaagcgaaaaatcgcattttctaaaaaacggccccatcacagatttcgcggtttgttgttcctcaatcagtaggccttctagttgacatttccgcaaaaaaatcgcgggtggtatgttgaccgcattaaacttgtttaaaacgcaccgtgAGAGGCATCTCTGATCAAGTATGGTATGGTGCCTCCCTGGTACCTTATCCTTTATTAGGCCAAGTATTGTTAgcgtttttgttaaaaaaaaaaaattgaaggtagCATAAAACTTGACAGTTCATGGCAGTTATTGAATAAAAGCAGGTAATACTCGTAATTTAGCAGTCAAACTCAGATAAAAATTGAGGCTGTCTTAAATGCTAAGGCGGTTTCTTTGAAAGATTGCCATGAACAAAAAACCTAATTCAACGTGTTTCTTCCATTGTTACATGGATCGGAAAAACAATCCAATCCTGAACCATGGTTGAGTGTTAAGAGCTGTAATCTAGATTATGACGGCAATTGTATATTGTAGAAATtgcttttgatattttttcaagaagGAGATGATCTCACAGTGTCAGATAAAGCCAGGAAAGATTATTCCTCAGCGGAAatttattcaaaagaaaaaagacagGGAACATAAAAAGTATCAAAGGTATCTTTGTAAAATGAATCTAATGGCCTATTTTTATTGTTTAACTTCtgttaaaattctgaaataggCCCCAAACACAAATAACCCAGCATAGCAAATTACCattgaatttttaacaagaTACAGTGGATGACCATAACTTCAGTACATACAAAGATCTCTTAGCTTTACCTTTAGTCACTGAGACAGAACACCCCTGCCATAAACTGAAAGCTTCAGGAATTCAGATCAGACAGAGACAAACTTCAGTGACATAGCAAATGAGGCACATAAAACAAatataaactggaaaaaaaatcagttcgaTTTTCAGGTTCACAGCTTTGCATAGAGTGTGTATACTAATAtgggaggtctcggagcttatagtatagatacgTATCCTCATTtggaacaaagaaaataaaaaatattagaaaagaAAGACAATTTGAGGTTAAACCAATATTCGCACAATTAACCGACAATCAAAAGGAGACAGTCGATTCATTCCTTTCAGGCAACATAGTACATACTACTAAAATGAGgtttaagaaaataattaagacaaatgactgataaaatataaaaaggaaaaggatttacttccgggttttttttttcttattttgacgatttttacgAGAAGGGTCTGGTTTGTACAAGAGGGCTCCTTGTCGAGCCAAGGCGTCCGCTGCTTCATTTCCTTCATTTCCATCATGGCCCCGTACATATGTCTAGCAAAAGAAAAACTCTATGAATTAGAGACGCTTCTTCACAATGCATAATTCTAGGACAGTTGCAGTGATTGAGAAATGTTGGCAAACTTTTATATTTCATTACTCTTTATCCAGCAGCTTTATCCATTCCATTTGATTTGAAAAGATCCCTAGCCAATTCCTTGCTGGATTGGTTCGTACTAACCTGTACCTAGAAACTGGTATTCTTGTACAACTGCctttttagattaaaaaatgTGTGTGAACGAaagaaccgattttaattttatttgcgccatttttcttgtctttttaagttctttttaaccatgtctaaaaaaatgggggttgctattAGAATGTTTAAAGTTGCCCCCGCTGGGAGCCCCCAGGGGGAGGGTCCACCAAGAAAAATCCCTtatcgaaaaatttccttttttggatgatgaagaatgccacaaaccgtgaccttctatctttttttgttcaaaaattatacccacttttcagttactttacggacacccggtatGTATCGGCATGAATTTCAAAAGATTCACTTAGAAATCGGTAAGAGGACAGCTTCTTTGATCAGATGGAATGGATACAGTAATGAGGAGCAACAAAAATATACAACTTGCCAAAAATAGACACTATTGTATGATAGATGACATCAAATTCCACGACATGAAACTTGACCCTTTACGCATGGGAAGACCTCAAATATGCAATGAATGCCTACTTAAAACTATTATGTATAACAGTGATTCTATTCATACTTCCCAAAAATAACTTGTCCTCTGAGATTGAACCAGATTGAGTATTATTTATAAGatataaaaaatattaagaaattaaaaatttaatttaattaaacgaGTCCTATTTACCACTACTACAGCTTTCATCAGTGATTTGGCTGTGATAGTTTAAAAACTGCTGCACTCAGACCCACTTATTGGCTATGAATTCATTTGCAGTTAtaaaatgagaaacaacttaaaatgaTAAAGGACAACCAGACTGGTGAATGATATACTTTTAGGAATTtgataatttgttttcttttacttGATTTGCACTACACATACAAATTAATATGATTTATATAAATCACAGACATTATACTGtgataaaaatttcatgaaaggaaCCTGCTtaggaaataaaaaaagtaagttGGAATTCGGACGTTCTGTATGATCTCCTAGGGACAATGAAATTTGAAATCCAACTTTCTATGCGTGCTGTTTCCAGAAAAGTAGAGATGAGAAGGGGATGTTTCGGAATTGTTACAGGGTTTTACTTTCAAAGACAACAACACTGCTTCTATGTTGAATATGTAGagcttttctttcaaaaaaaattgatgcatggTTGAGCAGCGTCTGACTTATCATCTCAGCCGGCGCGCAGCTAGGTAAAAGGAACTCTCTGTGATCACCAACCACTCTACTAAATAATGTGCaataaaatgctgaaaaattcacttcttAGCATTCTTCAAATTTGCCACGGATAAAGTTTGATTTAAAAGCTGACTGTGCTTAGGTGAGCATAAAAAACATCCTACCGGATTATAACAAAATTTAGATAGCGCAAAATTCCTTTGCATTTCATTCTTTTGCAGAATTCTACACAGATCATTTGTGATTAACCCTAACATCACTGATTATTCATTATTACAAAAAAACGAGAGGAGGATATCATACCCAAGAAACGGAGGTCATAGACTTTATTGCTTGGTCTAACTCAACTAATTTTTCCTTATTCTTGACAGGTCCACCTGTTGAAAGCTGCCAGTTGTTCGTCTTCCATTTGTGAATCCAACGCGTTATGCACTGGATTAAGAACTGTGAGTCTGTATTTATGTCCAAATCCATAAcacctttcaaaaaatgaagattgAGAGAGGTAAGGTGAGACAATTGGAAGTCACAATTAATTAAATTGATTTAGGAGAAATTTTTCACCCACTTTTGGATAGGAAccattgattttttaaacatttaggGGAATATGAAAAAGAATTGAACACGGTACCAtttatttggaaatttttagcatttttcgTTTTGATAGGCGAGAAGAATTGTATCCAAAATTTAAGTCATCACAGAAACGATCTCTGAAATCAGTTACTGCAATGTTGTTTTACTTCAAAATAACATTTTGGACATTTGGCAACCGTGCTATGAATTTGCAGGAGATGGGCCATTGGCTAGATGAGTAGGGACTGTGGGAACTTTCCTATCAAATTATTAAAGCATTAAAAATATGTAGGGCCAAAATCGGAGGAATGTTAGTAAATGGAACAGATGAATGGGGAAAGCCTCTGGAAGGAGGACCAAATGGAACActctttgcaatttggaactacaccTCCTGGCTCAATTGAGAGACAACGTgtttgccattagtttccctgtgcacatgagtgttttcacggatgagttagaaattatggttcctaattgcaaaatgaagtccaaatcaAGAAAATGTGAATTTCTGGTACAGCTACATAGGTCATAACTTCAAAGATTATCTTGTCAGTAGGCAAACTTGAGTCTATGGACCTTGGTCTGACTTAGCCATCAGTGGTGAAGAAATTGTGATCGAAAATCCTTATTCTATAATAtactaaattaaaaattgggattttatcTCCTTAGAGACCGTTTACGAAATATTTAACACTGTGCTTCggattttttgacaccccctccccctacccTTGTAACAGTTTTGTGATGTAGGATCCGAcattttgacacgaaaaaacaaaatggcgtaacgctcttgTCAACCCCCACTCCTCCTAGAGGATTGCATTTTTACGAACAGCTCTTTAGGTAATGTTCCTCTACCATGGATGATCACCAAGTCTCTAAGGCATTGAATAGTAGTCAGGAAAAATTATCATAAGGGcataaaattaaaagatgaTTCATGTTTCTATTAAGTTTCAAAACATTAAGATGTGGTCGTAACCAAAATAGGATTTGTCTCATAGATTTGCCTTTCCCTCTTTACAGGCTATCTCTTCAAACATCATGTAATAATACTTAGATAAGTACCTGCTTTTAAGGCTTGCTGCATGGCACGAGTTGCTGCTTGAATCTCAGCATTGTTATTTGTGGCAGGCCCAACCACAGGTTCAGACAAATTTCtgcaataaattaataaattatgtaaTGAGCTGATGATTTGAgaaattacagagagaattttgaCACTTTTAAAAGCTTCCCCTCAAAACCTGCACCTTCTGAAGTAACTATTAGAGGTGCACAAACTTTCCGATCACATAGTCATGAGCGCAGGCTGCTCGCAAAAAAAGGTAAGGCCAGCCTTCAACAGCATTgaaattgcatattttattaCCAATTGTAGTAAAATTCGTGGGGTTTTCTTTTGCAAAATTGTGCCAATTAGTGGAAAAAAGACGAAATAAAGGCCATGGGTGTGAGAATTCTGGACAAAAAATGGATTTTGAGAGGAGAGAGGCCACTTCGAAACCTGACAAGGCTGGGAACTTTCTGCACCTCTGGCAACAAATTATCAATATCTTACGGTACATTTCATTTCCTTACATACAATAAAATTTACTGAGTCCAAAGTAGTTTATTTGTAAGAATTGCATCAGTATTgtctgtgtcacactatcaaagctagccatcaaaatgtcaaggtcaggtgttgtgattggctaaTTCGATGTCTTGGACCAATCAAAGCACTTGACTTTGACATTTTGTTGGAGTATTTTGaaagtgtgacacaggcttatgTGCAGAGTGTATGTTTTTAAGATGATAAAGAATTTGAGAGGGTTTGaataaaatctgaaattttttgcattaaagaagtaaaattttgagattacaGAACGAATGTGAGAGTGGTTGCAGTTTTTTGAACTACAGATAAATGTTGAATATTAGAAGTTGAGACTCAAAAAAATGGAGAGGTGAATGCAGCTCACCATACATTATGACGATGTGCGATGAGCTTCCTCCTTATGTTTTTTACATGATGAACCAGTTACAATCTTTTGAGCATGGGACATTACAATTTAacgttcttaaaaaattgaggaagtgACGATTCCGAGTGATTTGTTCACAGAACTTAAAGTTACCCTTACCAGGAAGAGTCACATTTTATTATTAGAGTTCAgtgaaagttcatgaaaattcaatcaGGAGTAACAATCATATATTCATTGCTaccataagaaaataaaaaaggaaaacgtGGTAGGCTTACAAAGGATGATTGTGATTAAACCAAACTCCAAGACCAGCTTGAGCACAAATTCTTCCATTATTGCTGCAGGCACCATCAGTATAAACCACTACAACACCATAGCTATTGAATTTGAAGCTTACAGGTTTTCCTGAAATACAGCAAAACTATGCAATTATCCGTGGATTGGggtttactttctttttaatagcATCTTATGGTTAGCTTACTTCTTCTCATGAAACAATAATGTCTGATAATGAGAAACTTTGGTTTGTGAATTGTGATAGGCCCTTAAGAAGTCAAAAGTTTGCAGCATCCTCTCtaatttcactccaaaaaatCAGGCTAATCTCTTTATGCTCTCTGTCTTTAAAGCACAAGCTTTCACCAAAAGAATTGTATGGCTATGTATTCTCTTTTATCAGAGCTGTTTTGAATACTTAACAGACTGAAGCCCGAGGAACACACAAAGTTGGAGGCATCTTGATCTCATCAAACAGAGGGAACTCCCACCTGCGAGACTAATCTCAAACTCAGCTTCCTTAACTAAGTCACTATTCATAAAGTGAGCAAGTTTGTCCAGTCGCAGAATAATTATAGCTTTGCTAAAAGAAGCGCCTCAGCAATGTTTTCAACCGACCATTTCCTAAGACCTTGAATGAAAGCGGGTGACcttaaagttggcaacatccAATCAATTATTACTAGGCATTGATCTTCAAACAAACACATTCAGAAACGTAGCACCAATTTTTCTCCATTGCTTTAAAATCTGAATTAATATTACAAACTGGCAAACATTTGAAGTTCACGAACGTTTTAAGTCAAAcagttttttgtaattttggtcCAAGAATTTGAAAACGTTGACTGCAACGGTGCAATCTTGGAAACATTTCGTTCTCtcagtcttgaaaattgaagagatCAATTTTGGATGAAATAAATTTTTGCCAACAATTATGGAATCAtataatttttggcaaaaatcgaGTTCATTTGATTTTTGTCCTGGCTGACCACCTCTGTAATCTATGCTTTGGTTGACGAGCTTGTAGAGTGATACAAAATCCACACAGAACACCGAAAGAACCAATGGCAAAACATTCCAAGGCCATCTATTGGCCTTTCGTGGCTTAGCCCACTAATTATTGAAACTAAGTTAGCACAACAAGACAAAGTTATAGCTTCCATCGCAATTCATTGTCTCAGTATGCTAATgcataatttcaataatccctCTCACAGATTCCGACACACTTTTATTATTGTTCTACATCAGGGCTATAGTCATTCTACAGTTCAATGGTACTTTTCATCATCcatgaacaaaattttgaaaatacttagcTTTAAACCAGGAGAAATAACAGCACCAACTTATTTGCAAGTATGTCCTGTTTTCAGCTCAACTAACAAACTGTGGGAATAAAAGCATGATATAGTTGAGTTGGGGAGGCATCATTGCAGCCAAATCTTGGGGAAAGagttaaaacttcaaaaaatttccagaattGCACTAAAATTTGTTATAGTTTGGTACTTGGGTTGTTAAAACCAATACTTCCTCTACTCACGAGGGGAATGAGAAAGTAAGACTTATAATGCAAGGATTCAAAGGAAATGCTGATGCCTGAcaccccccccttcccccgaaCAAGTACTTACCACTTGGCCCCTTCATAAGAGGAATGGAGGAGCTGGATGGGTGGTTATGATGATTAGAATTTGCAGCGCAGAGAGATGCTGCCGGTGTAAGTAAAAATTCAGGTActtcttcaaaaatgtcatcATCCTCCCAGATATCAGAGCTTGGCTCAGAATCACTGCCAGATGAAGAAATCACTTCTATCACTCGTGAAGGTTTTGCAGGAACTACTTTCTTTGTCTCTGGGATTTCTTCGTCAGAATCTGATATCGACACAGTGTCAATTAGGCGTCTGCGTTTGATGTTTTCTGTTGTCTCATTGCTTGCAAGGACAGACGGACTTCTGATAGGGGAAAAATAAACTCAAATGAGACAATTCATGAAAAAAGATAAACCTATTACGGTCATAGGTCATACGATACCATTTTCAGTCATTATTTTGGAGTTGGGTCATTATCAGCAACTTAAGTCAGGACATACTTCGTGACTAGTCACGGTATAGAGGAGTTGTCGTACTCGCAGTTGGACATTGTTACCTATAGAAAAAGTTTGGCCTCCATTGAGACTTATCCTGATCGTATACGTAAATGTATAAGGACTCTCAtgtaaaagaaattttaaaataacagtAATGGAATAATGAAAATGTATTGCTTCatgaagtcaaaaaagtttaattaaTTGATAGTCCAATATTTAATGTATTCTGTATGTACATATAATGGGAGAATTTTAAGAAGTAAGCTAGAGAAGAGTAAAAGTTAAAGAATGCTAACCTGCTTCTTTTAGAATTGCAGTCTTTCACCTCAGTTAGGGGTGAGCTTTTTGC
This window encodes:
- the LOC109035938 gene encoding uncharacterized protein translates to MLRSLLAFRPAVSTAVMSFYYGVIGPKAGIFNTWDKAKACTNGVSGARCKKFKTLKEAQDYLADHNHEFYSTGQLSDNKILPENGVASQSRIASKILLKSDCDFSKPVAVKKKFETKSTSKFRSYDELSERLEKLNQTRRGNPNPPPSAKSSPLTEVKDCNSKRSRSPSVLASNETTENIKRRRLIDTVSISDSDEEIPETKKVVPAKPSRVIEVISSSGSDSEPSSDIWEDDDIFEEVPEFLLTPAASLCAANSNHHNHPSSSSIPLMKGPSGKPVSFKFNSYGVVVVYTDGACSNNGRICAQAGLGVWFNHNHPLNLSEPVVGPATNNNAEIQAATRAMQQALKAGVMDLDINTDSQFLIQCITRWIHKWKTNNWQLSTGGPVKNKEKLVELDQAIKSMTSVSWTYVRGHDGNEGNEAADALARQGALLYKPDPSRKNRQNKKKKTRK